In a single window of the bacterium genome:
- a CDS encoding beta-ketoacyl-ACP synthase III, with product MNRLRSRIVGTGSYLPEKVLTNRDLERIVETSDEWIVTRTGIRERRVAAPHEATSDLAYQAALRALEAAGLRARDLDLIVVATLTPDAPLPATAVYLQHRLGAKKAAAFDIAAACTGFIYGLAVVDGLVRTGVAKNCLLVGAEVLSRVMNWEDRGTCIIFGDGAGAAVLVPSHGRSGLLSTHLYADGGQADLLCIPGGGSRIPASREAIEQKLHCVHMKGNETFKLAVKGMAQAAEAALEANGVGAADIALLVPHQANIRIIEATAQRLHLPLSRVFVNIDRYGNTSGATIPIALDEAVREGRAAAGDLVLLDAFGAGFTWGSALIRW from the coding sequence GTGAACCGCCTGCGCAGCCGCATCGTCGGCACGGGCTCGTACCTGCCCGAGAAGGTGCTCACCAACCGCGACCTCGAGCGGATCGTGGAGACGAGCGACGAGTGGATCGTCACGCGCACCGGCATCCGCGAGCGGCGCGTCGCCGCGCCGCACGAGGCGACCTCGGACCTGGCCTACCAGGCGGCGCTGCGGGCGCTCGAGGCCGCCGGCCTGCGCGCCCGCGACCTGGACCTGATCGTCGTCGCGACGCTCACGCCGGACGCGCCGCTGCCGGCCACCGCCGTCTACCTCCAGCACCGCCTCGGCGCCAAGAAGGCCGCGGCTTTCGACATCGCCGCCGCCTGCACCGGCTTCATCTACGGGCTGGCGGTCGTCGACGGGCTGGTGCGCACCGGCGTCGCGAAGAACTGCCTGCTCGTGGGCGCGGAGGTGCTCTCGCGCGTCATGAACTGGGAGGACCGCGGCACCTGCATCATCTTCGGCGACGGCGCCGGCGCCGCGGTGCTCGTGCCGTCGCACGGGCGCTCCGGCCTGCTCTCGACGCACCTCTACGCCGACGGCGGCCAGGCCGACCTGCTCTGCATCCCCGGGGGCGGCTCGCGCATCCCGGCCTCGCGCGAGGCGATCGAGCAGAAGCTGCACTGCGTGCACATGAAGGGGAACGAGACCTTCAAGCTCGCGGTCAAGGGGATGGCGCAGGCGGCCGAGGCGGCGCTGGAGGCCAACGGCGTGGGCGCGGCCGACATCGCGCTGCTCGTGCCGCACCAGGCGAACATCCGGATCATCGAGGCCACGGCGCAGCGGCTGCACCTGCCGCTGTCACGGGTCTTCGTGAACATCGACCGCTACGGCAACACCTCGGGGGCGACGATCCCGATCGCCCTCGACGAGGCGGTCCGTGAGGGGCGCGCGGCGGCGGGGGACCTGGTCCTGCTCGACGCCTTCGGCGCCGGTTTCACCTGGGGCTCGGCACTCATCCGCTGGTAG